One window of the Frankiales bacterium genome contains the following:
- a CDS encoding NUDIX domain-containing protein encodes MAPTWPGDVDSLVDEPDPRTVERSEVVHHGLVWDLRRDTVDLGDGQRVVREFVAHPGAVAVLALDSRDRVYLLRQYRHPIGMSVWEPVAGLLDVAGESPWDGAARELVEEAGLTAARWDVLVDLENSPGGSSETIRCYLARDLAPAPGGRPAGDGEERDLPHVWVPLESAVAGVLAGRLTAPLTVAGVLAAYAARQASWSTLRRVDAPWPVRAHVTGSGRARLPGSSGG; translated from the coding sequence CTGGCGCCCACCTGGCCCGGCGACGTCGACTCCCTGGTCGACGAGCCGGACCCGCGCACGGTCGAGCGCAGCGAGGTGGTGCACCACGGGCTGGTGTGGGACCTGCGCCGCGACACCGTCGACCTCGGCGACGGCCAGCGCGTGGTGCGCGAGTTCGTCGCGCACCCCGGGGCGGTGGCCGTGCTCGCGCTCGACTCCCGCGACCGCGTGTACCTGCTGCGCCAGTACCGCCACCCGATCGGGATGTCCGTGTGGGAGCCCGTCGCCGGCCTGCTCGACGTCGCGGGCGAGTCCCCGTGGGACGGCGCGGCCCGCGAGCTGGTGGAGGAGGCCGGCCTCACCGCCGCCCGCTGGGACGTGCTGGTGGACCTCGAGAACTCGCCCGGCGGGTCGAGCGAGACGATCCGCTGCTACCTCGCGCGCGACCTGGCCCCTGCGCCCGGCGGCCGACCGGCCGGCGACGGCGAGGAGCGCGACCTCCCGCACGTGTGGGTGCCGCTCGAGAGCGCGGTGGCCGGGGTGCTCGCCGGTCGCCTCACCGCGCCGCTGACGGTGGCCGGGGTGCTCGCGGCGTACGCCGCACGCCAGGCGTCGTGGAGCACGCTGCGCCGGGTGGACGCGCCCTGGCCGGTGCGCGCCCACGTGACGGGCAGCGGCCGCGCCCGGCTGCCCGGCTCGTCGGGCGGCTGA
- a CDS encoding CTP synthase has translation MFVTGGVASSLGKGLTASSLGNLLKARGLRVTMQKLDPYLNVDPGTMNPFQHGEVFVTNDGAETDLDIGHYERFLDVDLHGSANVTTGQVYSQVIAKERRGEYLGDTVQVIPHITNEIKARIRRMAGPEVDVVITEVGGTVGDIESLPFLEAVRQIRHEVGRDNVFFLHVSLLPYIGPSGELKTKPTQHSVAALRSIGIQPDAIVLRADREVPTSIKRKISLMCDVDVEAVVAAVDAPSIYDIPKVLHGEGLDAYVVRRLGLPFRDVDWTDWDELLRRVHHPAHEVTVALVGKYVDLPDAYLSVTEALRAGGFAHDCRVNVRWVTSDECVTPEGAERLLGDVDAVCVPGGFGVRGIEGKLAALRFTRERGIPTLGLCLGLQCMVIEYARDVAGLEGAGSAEFDESTPHPVIATMADQRDVVAGERDMGGTMRLGLYPAKLAEGSIVREVYGETYVDERHRHRYEVNNDYRAQLESAGLWFSGTSPDGRLVEFVELPRDVHPYYVATQAHPELRSRPTKAHPLFAGLVAAALARRGTTVTLAHA, from the coding sequence CTGTTCGTCACCGGAGGGGTCGCCTCCTCCCTCGGCAAGGGGCTCACAGCCTCCTCGCTCGGCAACCTGCTGAAGGCTCGCGGGCTGCGCGTGACCATGCAGAAGCTCGATCCCTACCTCAACGTGGATCCGGGCACGATGAACCCGTTCCAGCACGGCGAGGTCTTCGTCACCAACGACGGGGCCGAGACCGACCTGGACATCGGCCACTACGAGCGCTTCCTCGACGTCGACCTGCACGGGTCGGCCAACGTCACCACCGGCCAGGTCTACTCGCAGGTGATCGCGAAGGAGCGCCGCGGCGAGTACCTCGGCGACACGGTGCAGGTGATCCCGCACATCACCAACGAGATCAAGGCCCGGATCCGGCGCATGGCCGGCCCCGAGGTCGACGTCGTCATCACCGAGGTCGGCGGCACGGTCGGCGACATCGAGTCGCTGCCGTTCCTCGAGGCGGTGCGCCAGATCCGCCACGAGGTCGGCCGCGACAACGTCTTCTTCCTGCACGTGTCGCTGCTGCCCTACATCGGGCCCTCGGGCGAGCTGAAGACCAAGCCCACCCAGCACTCCGTGGCCGCGCTGCGCAGCATCGGCATCCAGCCCGACGCGATCGTGCTGCGCGCCGACCGCGAGGTGCCCACCAGCATCAAGCGCAAGATCTCGCTCATGTGCGACGTCGACGTCGAGGCCGTCGTGGCCGCGGTCGACGCGCCGAGCATCTACGACATCCCCAAGGTGCTGCACGGCGAGGGGCTCGACGCCTACGTCGTGCGCCGGCTCGGGCTGCCGTTCCGCGACGTCGACTGGACCGACTGGGACGAGCTGCTGCGCCGGGTGCACCACCCCGCGCACGAGGTCACCGTCGCCCTGGTCGGCAAGTACGTCGACCTGCCCGACGCCTACCTCTCGGTCACCGAGGCGCTGCGCGCGGGCGGGTTCGCCCACGACTGCCGGGTGAACGTGCGCTGGGTGACCTCCGACGAGTGCGTCACTCCCGAGGGCGCCGAGCGGCTGCTCGGCGACGTCGACGCCGTGTGCGTGCCCGGCGGCTTCGGCGTCCGCGGCATCGAGGGCAAGCTGGCCGCGCTGCGGTTCACCCGGGAGCGCGGCATCCCCACGCTCGGGCTGTGCCTGGGCCTGCAGTGCATGGTGATCGAGTACGCCCGCGACGTCGCCGGGCTCGAGGGCGCCGGCTCGGCCGAGTTCGACGAGTCGACGCCGCACCCGGTGATCGCCACCATGGCCGACCAGCGCGACGTGGTCGCGGGGGAGCGCGACATGGGCGGCACCATGCGCCTGGGCCTCTACCCGGCCAAGCTCGCCGAGGGCAGCATCGTGCGCGAGGTCTACGGCGAGACCTACGTCGACGAGCGGCACCGCCACCGCTACGAGGTCAACAACGACTACCGCGCGCAGCTCGAGTCGGCCGGCCTGTGGTTCTCCGGCACCTCTCCGGACGGCCGCCTCGTGGAGTTCGTCGAGCTGCCGCGCGACGTGCACCCCTACTACGTGGCCACCCAGGCCCACCCCGAGCTGCGCTCGCGCCCCACCAAGGCGCACCCGCTGTTCGCCGGTCTCGTGGCCGCCGCGCTGGCGCGGCGCGGCACGACCGTCACGCTCGCCCACGCCTGA
- a CDS encoding DUF2817 domain-containing protein yields MAAAALALAAAAVPLVAAPAAVGVDQQQPAALRSPVSVTRHWRASAPQRIVLGRSVQGRTIMALRRGRPDAPYVLLLLGQMHGSEPGGRAVAAKVARMNPPAGLQVWVVSTMNPDGAAAHRRTNAHGVDLNRNFPYRWSPTTSSPAYAPGRRPLSEPESRAMAAFLDRLRPDLVVSLHQAYRSVDVSSAKTRTYARRLAAALRLRTVRVPCGTGPCHGTMTSWYNALYVGQAITVELPASVPPSWATLDARGIMSVAAQLVPTPTPTPTPTPTPTPTPTPTPTTTATSAPAA; encoded by the coding sequence GTGGCCGCTGCAGCGCTCGCGCTCGCCGCGGCCGCGGTCCCGCTGGTCGCCGCGCCGGCGGCCGTCGGCGTCGATCAGCAGCAGCCCGCGGCGCTGCGCTCCCCGGTGAGCGTCACCCGCCACTGGCGGGCGAGCGCGCCGCAGCGGATCGTGCTCGGCCGCTCGGTGCAGGGCCGCACGATCATGGCGCTGCGCCGGGGCCGGCCGGACGCGCCGTACGTGCTGCTGCTGCTCGGCCAGATGCACGGCAGCGAGCCCGGCGGCCGGGCGGTGGCGGCCAAGGTCGCCCGGATGAACCCGCCGGCCGGCCTGCAGGTGTGGGTGGTCAGCACCATGAACCCCGACGGCGCCGCGGCGCACCGCCGCACCAACGCCCACGGCGTCGACCTCAACCGCAACTTCCCCTACCGGTGGAGCCCCACGACGTCGAGCCCCGCCTACGCCCCGGGGCGCCGGCCGCTGAGCGAGCCCGAGTCGCGGGCCATGGCGGCCTTCCTCGACCGGCTGCGCCCGGACCTCGTGGTGTCGCTGCACCAGGCCTACCGCTCGGTCGACGTGAGCAGCGCCAAGACCCGCACCTACGCGCGCCGGCTGGCCGCCGCGCTGCGGCTGCGCACGGTGCGGGTGCCGTGCGGCACCGGTCCGTGCCACGGCACCATGACCAGCTGGTACAACGCGCTCTACGTCGGCCAGGCGATCACCGTCGAGCTGCCGGCCTCCGTGCCGCCGAGCTGGGCGACCCTCGACGCGCGCGGGATCATGTCCGTGGCGGCGCAGCTCGTGCCCACGCCGACCCCGACGCCCACGCCGACCCCGACGCCCACACCGACGCCGACACCCACCCCGACCACCACGGCCACGAGCGCGCCGGCCGCCTGA
- a CDS encoding DUF885 family protein gives MTEVFEFADRAVEAIAADHPVFATFMGVAGYDDRMSDWSLAAADARYARHQEWLVALDAMPIANDDDRLAVAFMRERLGAQVEQHRLGEHLRDVNVIGSPVQACRDVFTLMATATDDDWRTIAARLEAVPWSLGTLRSVYEEGIARGVLPARRQVLGGADMAAVAAGLAADGTRGESWFDGFVAQYAGGDDALSARLREAAAGAAAAYADLALWMRGTWAPVALEQDGVGRDRYTAMARVYLGAEIDPEETYAWGWQELAALTHRMNDVASRLYGGVTPAEAQARLDTDPAYRQGDAEGTRAWLQQVTDETIASFNGTYFDIPEEMLRCEVVIAPPGAAAAPYYTPPSEDFSRSGRTWLPVLDESSLRAWWLLSVWYHEAVPGHHLQVAYAMLQRERLSRFQRVEFVSGHGEGWALYAERLMDELGYFSDPGYELGFLSNQAMRAVRIVLDIGLHLGLEVPADIDPVLVEGLAADPRGRVWDRETARDFLAVRGLQSDTFAASEVDRYLGIPGQAISYKVGERVWLAAREDAKAREGEAFDLKAWHMRALALGSVGLDVLRAELARG, from the coding sequence ATGACCGAGGTCTTCGAGTTCGCCGACCGGGCCGTCGAGGCGATCGCCGCCGACCACCCCGTGTTCGCGACGTTCATGGGCGTCGCGGGCTACGACGACCGGATGTCCGACTGGAGCCTCGCCGCGGCCGACGCCCGCTACGCCCGGCACCAGGAGTGGCTCGTGGCGCTCGACGCCATGCCGATCGCCAACGACGACGACCGGCTCGCGGTCGCCTTCATGCGCGAGCGGCTCGGGGCCCAGGTGGAGCAGCACCGGCTCGGCGAGCACCTGCGCGATGTCAACGTGATCGGCAGCCCGGTGCAGGCCTGCCGCGACGTGTTCACGCTCATGGCCACCGCGACCGACGACGACTGGCGCACGATCGCGGCCCGCCTCGAGGCCGTGCCGTGGTCGCTGGGCACGCTGCGCAGCGTGTACGAGGAGGGCATCGCGCGCGGCGTGCTGCCGGCCCGGCGCCAGGTGCTCGGCGGTGCCGACATGGCCGCCGTGGCCGCGGGCCTGGCCGCCGACGGCACCCGGGGCGAGTCCTGGTTCGACGGCTTCGTGGCCCAGTACGCCGGCGGCGACGACGCGCTCTCCGCCCGGCTGCGCGAGGCCGCGGCGGGCGCGGCCGCGGCGTACGCCGACCTCGCCCTGTGGATGCGCGGCACCTGGGCGCCCGTGGCGCTGGAGCAGGACGGCGTCGGCCGCGACCGCTACACCGCGATGGCGCGGGTGTACCTCGGGGCGGAGATCGACCCGGAGGAGACCTACGCCTGGGGCTGGCAGGAGCTGGCCGCGCTCACCCACCGGATGAACGACGTCGCCTCGCGGCTCTACGGCGGCGTGACCCCGGCCGAGGCCCAGGCCCGGCTCGACACCGACCCCGCCTACCGGCAGGGCGACGCCGAGGGCACCCGCGCCTGGCTGCAGCAGGTCACCGACGAGACCATCGCGTCGTTCAACGGCACCTACTTCGACATCCCGGAGGAGATGCTGCGCTGCGAGGTGGTGATCGCACCTCCGGGCGCCGCCGCCGCGCCCTACTACACCCCGCCGAGCGAGGACTTCAGCCGGTCCGGCCGCACCTGGCTGCCGGTGCTCGACGAGTCGTCGCTGCGGGCCTGGTGGCTGCTGTCGGTCTGGTACCACGAGGCGGTGCCGGGCCACCACCTCCAGGTCGCCTACGCGATGCTCCAGCGCGAGCGGCTCTCCCGGTTCCAGCGCGTGGAGTTCGTGTCCGGCCACGGCGAGGGCTGGGCGCTCTACGCCGAGCGGCTCATGGACGAGCTCGGCTACTTCTCCGACCCGGGCTACGAGCTCGGGTTCCTGTCCAACCAGGCGATGCGCGCGGTGCGCATCGTGCTCGACATCGGCCTGCACCTCGGCCTGGAGGTGCCCGCCGACATCGACCCCGTGCTGGTGGAGGGCCTGGCCGCCGACCCGCGCGGACGGGTGTGGGACCGCGAGACCGCCCGCGACTTCCTCGCGGTGCGCGGGCTCCAGTCCGACACGTTCGCCGCCAGCGAGGTCGACCGCTACCTCGGCATCCCCGGCCAGGCGATCTCCTACAAGGTGGGGGAGCGGGTCTGGCTGGCCGCCCGCGAGGACGCGAAGGCGCGCGAGGGCGAGGCGTTCGACCTCAAGGCCTGGCACATGCGTGCCCTCGCCCTCGGGTCGGTCGGTCTCGACGTGCTGCGCGCCGAGCTCGCACGCGGCTGA
- the recN gene encoding DNA repair protein RecN, producing MIEEIRLRGLGVIDDAALEPHPGFTALTGETGAGKTMVLTGLALLLGGRADAGAVRSGAARAEVEGRLHVDLPAVLDRVHEAGGELDDGAVLVARTVTAEGRSRAHLGGRSVPASVLAEIADDLVAVHGQSDQQRLLAPSRQRAALDRYAGPPVTDLLGDYRGLLDRLRRVEHDLAEITGHARERAQEADLLRLGLTEIEAVDPVPGEDAALAAEAARLAHAEALREAALSAHASLRADDDAPDALGLLALARRSLDAVREHDAELGRLADRVADAAVLLADVSADLAGYAASAESDPARLAAVEERRAALTALTRKYGATVEEVLAWSGRAALRLGEVDGDDERLAGLAAQRAQLRERLGELAGRISAARRAAGERFAAAVSAELVELAMPHAQVHVELRHAESADGLEVVLDGAARRVAFGPSGVDEVELLLVPHAGAPARPLAKGASGGELSRVMLAVEVVLAGTEPVPTLVFDEVDAGVGGRAAVEVGRRLARLARSSQVLVVTHLPQVAAFADRQVVVRKSDDGRVTTSDLRVVADEDRVRELARMLAGLEGSESAAAHAQELLDLAAADRAAPGAPGRGATVAAGTTAAAAAHEPATADRTEPVTTPRRRRARA from the coding sequence GTGATCGAGGAGATCCGCCTGCGCGGGCTCGGCGTCATCGACGATGCCGCGCTCGAGCCGCACCCGGGCTTCACCGCGCTCACCGGCGAGACGGGCGCGGGCAAGACCATGGTGCTCACCGGCCTCGCCCTGCTCCTCGGGGGACGCGCCGACGCCGGCGCGGTCCGCTCCGGCGCCGCCCGCGCCGAGGTCGAGGGGAGGCTGCACGTCGATCTGCCCGCCGTCCTCGACCGGGTGCACGAGGCGGGCGGCGAGCTCGACGACGGCGCCGTGCTCGTGGCGCGCACCGTCACCGCGGAGGGGCGCAGCCGCGCCCACCTCGGGGGCCGCTCCGTCCCGGCGAGCGTGCTCGCCGAGATCGCCGACGACCTCGTGGCCGTGCACGGCCAGAGCGACCAGCAGCGCCTGCTGGCACCCTCGCGCCAGCGGGCCGCGCTCGACCGCTACGCCGGCCCGCCGGTCACCGACCTGCTCGGCGACTACCGCGGCCTGCTCGACCGGCTGCGCCGGGTGGAGCACGACCTCGCGGAGATCACCGGGCACGCGCGCGAGCGCGCGCAGGAGGCCGACCTGCTGCGCCTGGGCCTCACCGAGATCGAGGCGGTCGACCCGGTGCCCGGGGAGGACGCCGCGCTCGCCGCCGAGGCGGCGCGCCTCGCGCACGCCGAGGCGCTGCGCGAGGCGGCGCTGTCCGCGCACGCGTCGCTGCGCGCGGACGACGACGCCCCGGACGCCCTCGGCCTGCTCGCCCTCGCCCGGCGCTCCCTCGACGCGGTCCGCGAGCATGACGCCGAGCTCGGCCGGCTGGCCGACCGCGTCGCCGACGCCGCGGTCCTGCTCGCGGACGTCTCCGCCGACCTCGCGGGCTACGCGGCGTCGGCCGAGTCCGACCCGGCCCGGCTCGCGGCGGTGGAGGAGCGCCGCGCCGCCCTCACCGCGCTCACGCGCAAGTACGGCGCCACCGTCGAGGAGGTGCTCGCCTGGTCCGGGCGGGCCGCGCTGCGCCTCGGCGAGGTCGACGGCGACGACGAGCGGCTGGCGGGGCTCGCCGCGCAGCGCGCGCAGCTGCGGGAGCGGCTCGGCGAGCTGGCCGGCCGGATCTCGGCCGCCCGCCGCGCGGCGGGGGAGCGGTTCGCCGCCGCCGTCAGCGCCGAGCTGGTGGAGCTCGCGATGCCGCACGCGCAGGTGCACGTGGAGCTGCGCCACGCCGAGTCCGCCGACGGCCTCGAGGTCGTCCTCGACGGCGCGGCGAGGCGGGTGGCCTTCGGCCCGAGCGGCGTCGACGAGGTCGAGCTGCTGCTCGTGCCGCACGCCGGCGCACCCGCGCGACCCCTCGCCAAGGGCGCCTCCGGCGGCGAGCTCTCGCGCGTCATGCTCGCGGTCGAGGTGGTCCTCGCGGGCACCGAGCCCGTGCCCACCCTGGTGTTCGACGAGGTCGACGCCGGGGTCGGCGGCCGCGCGGCGGTCGAGGTGGGCCGACGCCTGGCCCGGCTGGCGCGCAGCAGCCAGGTGCTCGTCGTCACGCACCTGCCGCAGGTCGCGGCGTTCGCCGACCGCCAGGTGGTGGTGCGCAAGAGCGACGACGGCCGGGTGACCACGTCGGACCTGCGCGTCGTCGCCGACGAGGACCGCGTGCGCGAGCTGGCGCGTATGCTCGCCGGGCTCGAGGGCTCCGAGTCCGCCGCGGCCCACGCCCAGGAGCTGCTCGACCTCGCCGCGGCCGACCGCGCCGCGCCGGGCGCCCCGGGGCGCGGCGCGACCGTCGCCGCGGGCACCACCGCCGCAGCCGCGGCCCACGAACCCGCCACAGCGGACCGCACCGAACCTGTCACCACCCCACGACGCAGGAGGGCACGAGCATGA
- a CDS encoding NAD kinase — protein MLLVTHGGRPDAVQIARQVADELCREGIEVRATAEEAVELVPCGIVAVDGDTAAEGCEVVVVLGGDGTILRGAELARPFDVPLLGVNLGHVGFLAEAEVEEVSAVVRAVVERRWTVEERTTLEVVVSAEGAELARTWALNEASVEKVSRERMLEVMIEVDRRPLSRWGCDGVVAATPTGSTAYAFSAGGPVVWPEVEALLVVPISAHALFARPLVVAPTSSIGVEIMPRTSGGVLWCDGRRLVELPPGSRVDITRHPAPVRFARLHSAPFTDRLVAKFDLPVDGWRGRARAGDGSR, from the coding sequence GTGCTGCTGGTCACCCACGGCGGGCGCCCCGACGCCGTGCAGATCGCCCGCCAGGTCGCCGACGAGCTGTGCCGCGAGGGGATCGAGGTGCGGGCCACGGCCGAGGAGGCCGTCGAGCTCGTCCCGTGCGGCATTGTCGCGGTCGACGGCGACACCGCGGCCGAGGGCTGCGAGGTCGTCGTCGTGCTCGGCGGGGACGGCACGATCCTGCGCGGCGCCGAGCTGGCCCGGCCCTTCGACGTCCCCCTGCTCGGGGTCAACCTCGGCCACGTCGGCTTCCTCGCCGAGGCCGAGGTGGAGGAGGTCAGCGCCGTCGTGCGCGCGGTGGTCGAGCGCCGGTGGACGGTCGAGGAGCGCACCACGCTCGAGGTGGTGGTGAGCGCCGAGGGCGCCGAGCTGGCCCGCACCTGGGCGCTCAACGAGGCCTCGGTCGAGAAGGTGAGCCGCGAGCGGATGCTCGAGGTGATGATCGAGGTCGACCGGCGGCCGCTGTCGCGCTGGGGCTGCGACGGCGTCGTGGCCGCCACCCCCACGGGCTCCACCGCCTACGCCTTCTCCGCCGGCGGCCCGGTCGTGTGGCCGGAGGTCGAGGCGCTGCTGGTGGTGCCGATCAGCGCGCACGCCCTGTTCGCCCGGCCGCTCGTGGTGGCGCCGACGAGCAGCATCGGCGTCGAGATCATGCCGCGCACCAGCGGCGGGGTGCTGTGGTGCGACGGGCGGCGGCTCGTCGAGCTGCCGCCCGGCTCCCGGGTCGACATCACCCGGCACCCGGCCCCGGTCCGCTTCGCCCGCCTGCACTCCGCCCCGTTCACCGACCGGCTCGTCGCGAAGTTCGACCTGCCCGTCGACGGGTGGCGGGGGAGGGCCCGGGCCGGGGACGGCAGCCGGTGA
- a CDS encoding TlyA family rRNA (cytidine-2'-O)-methyltransferase: MSRRRLDAELVRRGLARSREHAQSLVADGRVLVGGVRAVKPATQVDAATSLVVREAQEGPDYVSRGAHKLVGALDAFGLDVTGRIALDAGASTGGFTDVLLRRGVASVVAVDVGYGQLAWSIRSDPRVTVLERTNVRDLRPGDLDVRPDLVVADLSFISLSLVLAPLAAVVTDDADLVLMVKPQFEVGKEQVGPGGVVRDPALRSDAVRRIAAAALALGLGTAGVVASPLPGPSGNVEYFLHLRRGAGPLADADLARAVEEGPR, encoded by the coding sequence GTGTCGCGCCGCCGCCTCGACGCCGAGCTCGTGCGCCGGGGTCTCGCCCGCTCGCGCGAGCACGCGCAGTCGCTCGTCGCCGACGGCCGCGTGCTCGTCGGCGGCGTCCGGGCGGTCAAGCCGGCCACCCAGGTGGACGCCGCGACCAGCCTCGTGGTGCGCGAGGCGCAGGAGGGCCCCGACTACGTCTCGCGCGGGGCGCACAAGCTCGTGGGGGCCCTCGACGCGTTCGGCCTCGACGTCACCGGGCGGATCGCGCTCGACGCCGGCGCCAGCACGGGCGGCTTCACCGACGTCCTGCTGCGCCGGGGGGTCGCCTCGGTGGTCGCGGTCGACGTCGGGTACGGGCAGCTGGCCTGGTCGATCCGCAGCGACCCGCGGGTCACGGTGCTCGAGCGAACCAACGTGCGCGACCTGCGCCCCGGCGACCTCGACGTGCGGCCGGACCTCGTGGTGGCCGACCTGTCGTTCATCTCCCTGTCGCTCGTGCTCGCCCCGCTCGCCGCCGTGGTCACCGACGACGCGGACCTCGTCCTCATGGTCAAGCCGCAGTTCGAGGTGGGGAAGGAGCAGGTCGGACCCGGGGGAGTGGTGCGCGACCCCGCCCTCAGGTCGGACGCCGTCCGTAGGATCGCCGCAGCCGCGCTGGCCCTCGGGCTCGGCACGGCCGGCGTGGTCGCCTCCCCGCTGCCGGGGCCGAGCGGCAACGTCGAGTACTTCCTGCACCTGCGTCGCGGGGCGGGTCCGCTCGCGGACGCCGACCTCGCCCGAGCCGTCGAGGAGGGCCCCCGGTGA
- a CDS encoding polyhydroxyalkanoate synthesis protein PhaF, with amino-acid sequence MLDALRGYVQLATGLTEVTLAKAREAATALVAQGLDLQKVPDVPGKDSAVDAASRAATQVQGLADDLLETSKQNRELLTGLVRTEVDRAAGRLGFVREEELAAVRRHVARLEGQLADIRAELATGAAATGAAATAATPAAAAPAPKAKKKKVPVTKPAAEVAEGGGS; translated from the coding sequence GTGCTCGACGCGCTTCGCGGATATGTCCAGCTCGCCACCGGGCTGACCGAGGTCACGCTCGCCAAGGCCCGGGAGGCGGCCACCGCGCTGGTCGCCCAGGGCCTGGACCTGCAGAAGGTCCCCGACGTCCCGGGCAAGGACTCGGCCGTCGACGCCGCCTCGCGGGCGGCCACGCAGGTGCAGGGCCTGGCCGACGACCTGCTCGAGACGAGCAAGCAGAACCGCGAGCTGCTCACCGGACTGGTGCGCACCGAGGTCGACCGGGCCGCGGGCCGGCTCGGCTTCGTCCGCGAGGAGGAGCTCGCCGCGGTGCGCCGCCACGTCGCGCGCCTCGAGGGCCAGCTCGCCGACATCCGCGCGGAGCTCGCGACCGGCGCGGCTGCCACCGGCGCGGCTGCCACCGCCGCGACCCCGGCCGCCGCGGCCCCGGCGCCGAAGGCCAAGAAGAAGAAGGTCCCCGTGACCAAGCCCGCGGCAGAGGTCGCGGAGGGCGGCGGCTCGTGA
- a CDS encoding sterol-binding protein, with product MADVEDVRAALDQVVATLDDVDDATRARIPDIAVAALVRDHSLAVAADLRGGRLTDVRDVDLVAFRAARLRLTMDSDVLLDLVEGRLSFGRAWARGRVKVDAHLRDLFLLRSFL from the coding sequence GTGGCCGACGTCGAGGACGTGCGCGCGGCGCTCGACCAGGTGGTCGCGACGCTCGACGACGTCGACGACGCGACCCGGGCGCGGATCCCGGACATCGCCGTCGCCGCGCTGGTGCGCGACCACAGCCTCGCGGTCGCCGCGGACCTGCGCGGGGGGCGGCTGACCGACGTGCGCGACGTCGACCTCGTCGCGTTCCGCGCGGCCCGGCTGCGCCTCACCATGGACTCCGACGTCCTGCTGGACCTCGTGGAGGGCCGGCTCTCGTTCGGCCGGGCGTGGGCCCGCGGACGGGTCAAGGTCGACGCCCACCTGCGCGACCTGTTCCTGCTGCGCTCGTTCCTCTGA
- a CDS encoding tetratricopeptide repeat protein produces the protein MSAQGLPEPPAGDAYDWFRRGSALLEEGHPAAAAELLAWAARDEPDAASIREAWARALFDARRYEDAAREFTVLTELAPDDDYARFGLGLALWRLRRFPQAADHLAMAAVMRPDRADYGRALAQVRATLAARAEAGLDPVGSPDETLS, from the coding sequence GTGAGCGCGCAGGGGTTGCCGGAGCCGCCGGCCGGGGACGCCTACGACTGGTTCCGGCGCGGCAGCGCGCTGCTCGAGGAGGGCCACCCGGCCGCCGCGGCCGAGCTGCTCGCGTGGGCCGCGCGCGACGAGCCGGACGCCGCCTCCATCCGGGAGGCCTGGGCCCGGGCCCTGTTCGACGCCCGGCGCTACGAGGACGCCGCCCGCGAGTTCACCGTGCTGACCGAGCTCGCGCCCGACGACGACTACGCGCGGTTCGGCCTCGGCCTGGCCCTCTGGCGGCTGCGCCGCTTCCCGCAGGCGGCCGACCACCTCGCGATGGCCGCGGTGATGCGACCGGACCGGGCCGACTACGGCCGGGCGCTGGCGCAGGTGCGGGCCACCCTGGCCGCCCGTGCCGAGGCCGGGCTCGACCCGGTCGGGAGCCCCGACGAGACGCTGTCGTGA
- a CDS encoding single-stranded DNA-binding protein — translation MTSRRGSGSVRASGEDDAGALNEVRLRGRLAAAPEEREMPSGDRYVVFRLVVDRPAAARSSAGSARFDTLQCTAFRAEARRRLLRWERHDVVEVRGSLRRWFFHRGADSGSRYQVEVESAARVTRAGQEGRATMAG, via the coding sequence ATGACGAGCCGTCGCGGCAGCGGGTCGGTCCGGGCGAGCGGGGAGGACGACGCCGGGGCGCTCAACGAGGTGCGGCTGCGGGGCCGGCTCGCGGCCGCACCCGAGGAGCGGGAGATGCCCTCCGGCGACCGCTACGTGGTGTTCCGGCTGGTGGTGGACCGCCCCGCGGCGGCGCGGTCCTCCGCCGGCAGCGCCCGGTTCGACACCCTCCAGTGCACGGCGTTCCGGGCCGAGGCCCGCCGCCGGCTGCTGCGCTGGGAGCGCCACGACGTCGTGGAGGTCCGGGGCAGCCTGCGCCGCTGGTTCTTCCACCGCGGCGCGGACTCCGGCTCGCGCTACCAGGTCGAGGTCGAGAGCGCGGCGCGGGTGACGCGGGCCGGTCAGGAGGGACGTGCCACCATGGCCGGGTGA